The following coding sequences are from one Haliotis asinina isolate JCU_RB_2024 chromosome 3, JCU_Hal_asi_v2, whole genome shotgun sequence window:
- the LOC137277105 gene encoding uncharacterized protein, with the protein MSRWYLVLGLTVPLFDGVAAANCTENCSLCDHGCLACKQGYYKIDGKCEQCNPNCERCHSTGLCYFDCKDGWYGLSCTYACTCSYGICDKYTGSCPHQTDPPASSAYSHNFYDDDTFVGKIFGVLAFTMGMVVICCCCMKRKKKPDEEAMEDNTTDIIPPSQHLLPGQAPITTRSTNMTYPNYFAGNFSTYSSNIDNSLICPPQRRDFATPSCGTYGGQHVDPASPRSPLYSERQVETAPSPRPTYSEQQICIALSPRHTYSGQQTDPAPPPCATSDGQQTNIDPPPSYTASVQRTNMPPPPSYASLFYSDRERTQASVTYEDAPRL; encoded by the exons ACTGTACGGAAAACTGTTCACTGTGTGACCATGGCTGCTTAGCTTGCAAGCAAGGCTATTACAAGATTGATGGAAAGTGTGAGCAATGTAATCCGAATTGTGAGAGATGTCATAGCACCGGTCTGTGTTATTTCGACTGTAAGGATGGTTGGTATGGCCTGTCTTGTACATACGCATGTACCTGTAGTTACGGTATCTGTGACAAGTACACTGGGTCTTGTCCTCATCAAACAG ATCCACCGGCGTCGAGTGCATACAGTCATAACTTCTACGATGACGATACATTTGTGGGAAAAATATTTGGTGTACTGGCATTTACCATGGGAATGGTGGTTATATGTTGTTGctgtatgaaaaggaaaaagaaGCCGGATGAGGAGGCGATGGAAGATAACACCACAGATATAATTCCTCCATCTCAGCATTTATTACCAGGACAGGCCCCGATTACAACGAggtccaccaacatgacctaTCCGAATTATTTTGCGGGCAACTTCTCAACCTACTCTAGTAACATTGATAATAGCTTAATATGCCCTCCACAACGAAGGGACTTTGCAACACCATCTTGCGGCACTTACGGTGGTCAACACGTGGACCCAGCATCACCACGTTCTCCCTTATATAGTGAGCGACAGGTAGAGACTGCACCATCGCCTCGCCCCACATATAGTGAGCAACAGATATGCATTGCATTATCGCCACGTCACACATATAGTGGACAACAGACAGATCCAGCACCACCACCATGTGCCACATCTGACGGACAGCAAACGAATATTGATCCACCGCCTTCCTACACAGCAAGTGTACAACGGACAAACATGCCACCGCCACCTTCATATGCATCCCTTTTTTATTCAGACAGAGAACGGACCCAAGCATCAGTTACATATGAAGATGCGCCACGGTTATAG